In Eremothecium gossypii ATCC 10895 chromosome V, complete sequence, the genomic stretch TTTCTTTCATCCAAGCTTGGAATTCCGCCGTATCCTTAACCTCTGCGTATGCCTTTTTTGCTTCGTCGTACTTTCCTCTGAGCTCTTCTTCTTTAGCATTAAAGAAGCCGATGACCTCATTTAATGAGCGTTCCCTGTTTCTCAGTTCTATGTGCTTTATGCCCATCCGGACGACGGACTCTTGGGCCTCTTGAAGACGGGAAAGATTCATCACGATTAGCCGCAGTTGTTCTCCCTGCGATATTAAATTGGATTGGATTTGGGCTTCACAGTTAGAGATGGCTTCTGAGACATCCTTATTCATATCTCTCCGGAACTCCTCCAATTTTTGTTCTATATTCTGAATTTCGCTCATCGTCCTGGACTGTATGATACGTTTGTGATTCTGCTCATGTATTGCCTTTTGGAGGTCCTGCAACTTCCTCTGGACCTCTGCTAACGGAATATGGAACTGCTTTTTTTGCTGAGCGGTAGACTCTACTTCCTTTTGAATGTTCCGGTATCTCTCTCTAAGTTCGTGCAGTTCGCGTTCAATATTTTGTTTCATACCATCCGACATGCCTCCTTCAATGTAAAATTGAGCTTTCTTGACCTGAACATCGGTGGAGAATATTTGCTTATTTCCATACCGCGACCGCTTGAAATCATATACATAGTCGCCTGCTATAACCCTTCTGAATTTTAGCCGGCCTTGCTTATCAGGTGTCCGTAGATCGTCTATAATCCTGGTATCCAGATTCCTTGTTGAAACAGGTATCGTATGTATTCTTTGTTGTTCTTTTAGCATCTGTAGAACGGCCGGATCACCGGTAACAAAATCACTTAGGTAACAATCAAAGCCAAGCTGTCTGATATATTCTAACGGGTATGGATAAGAAGTTTCAGTGTTCGCGAGCTCTCTCAGATTAACTTGGAAGTTTTTGAGGATCGTGTCGTTAAACTCTCTGTAAGATGCAGAATCAACCATAGTCAAAGAAATGGAGGTATGCCAATCGATACAAGTTGTAAGGTAAGATGCAATTCGCTCATTAGGAGCCTTTATAGCAACTATAGGTGGTTCCAGTACTTTGCCCTTCATCTCTGGGTGTATACGTACAAATTCACACGCTTTCTTCACTTCTTCCAGTCGCCCAGTCTGTCCACGAAGTGCGTTTAGACTGTCATTAGAAGCCAGTTCTTTCTTTCGACGCTCAAGCTTGGATTTAATGGTGGTTAGTTCTCTATTCAAGGCTCTGACTTTGGAATCCATTTCTTCCACCTTCTGCTCAAATGCAGATTCCTGTTCATAAAGGTCCACACGCTGCTGCTCATAATTGTCCATCTCCTCTTGCGTCGGCAGCACCAGCGATCCCAACAGTTGTTGTCTTGACGCAATGTCCTGCTCTGCCTTTTCCACCTTGCGGCGTATGTTTTCGCGCCGCGTCCTATAATATGTCACTTTCTTTTTTAGATCTTCGACTTCTGTACGCTGTTTCCCTAGCTCTTCAATAAGTGAGCGCTGAGTACTCTTGACCTGAATATATTCGCTCTCCTTGCCTTGCTTCTGGCGCTGCGAATTTTCTACCTCCGACAATAGCGCATTACTGGCTATCTTGAACGGTTTCTTGTCCTTTAAAAATTCCTTTAATTCTTGTTTCACACGCTCGTATTCGGATTTAAGGTCCTTAAGCTGCCTCTTGTGGTTCTTCACTCTTACGTATGGTAGAAGCCGCTTGTGAATATCTATCTCCTCCTTTTTCCGCTCGTACTCTTCCAGCGCACGGACCTGGTTCTCGAGCGATTCCTTATGTGTCATCAGCTTTTCCAGCTTCTTCTGCCCCAATTCAACTTCGCGGTTCAGGCTAAGCTCCTCCTGCTGGCTGGTCTTTAACTGCTCCAAAAGGCCCAGCAACGAAGCATCTACGGAGCGCACTGTCTGCTCCAGGAGCTTGTCCGCCTTGAGTCTGGCAAATTCCTCCACACGCTCCTGTGACAAAAATTGGCATAAGTTATCCAGCTGTATATTAAGCATCGAAACAAGAGCACGCATCTGATTCTCACTGACAGGCTCCCCATTAATGTAGTACGCGCATTTGCGCCGAGCTTTCATTAGAACCGTCCGCACATTAATCGCCTCGTCCTCCGCACTGATCATCGGCAACCCACTCACGTTCCTGCTATTGCGTAGCTGTATCTCAATCGTGCTTTCCGCTGTCCCGTTCTTGATGAAGTCTTCGACCCGCTTCGCGCGGCCGATGTATTCGGGTTTCCCCGCCAAGCCTAGACAGATAGCACATACGAACGTTGACTTACCCGATCCATTGGGCCCTATAATCATATTCAGCGAGGGAGACATGTGGAACTCCGCCAGCGAATATGTAACAAAGTTCGTCAGTCGGATACTGACAATGGCCCCTTCTTGGAAGTGGGCATATTGTACTGTGTTGCGCCTCAACCTCTTATGGCCCGCCAGTGAAGCCAAATCACCATCCTGATCATCATCACGTTGACGCAGAGAGCGCCCTAGATCAACAGTCGAGGCCATCGGCACCGGTTTGTGTCTTCGACAAGTCCCTTCTGTCTGCAATGGGCTTGTGTGCAGCGCGCCCGAAATTTCAAATTGATAGAACAATCTTGCATAACCGACCCGTAGATAACTTCACCATCACTTTGACGGGACCATCTATCACCCAAAAGCAGTATAACCAGATAAAAAGCATAACACGTGGGATTCTGAGGaatcgaaagttgatacGAATACGTCAAAGATTATAGCAGCGTTCAGAGGTATCCGATAGTAGCACAGGGCAAACCACTGTACACATACGGAGTAAGTCTAGCTGCTTACAGTTCGCAAGGACAATCTAAACAACAAAGTAATGGCAAGACTACGGAGTAGGACTGCTACTACGGAGAAGGATGCTACAGAGAGCTCCAAGGTACCTGTGCCACGCAGAAGGCGCGGGCAACACGAAGACACAGAGGAGCCTGACACATACGGGCTTGAGGACGATGAGAAAAGCTCCGGACGGCCGTTTCGTATACTAGAGAAGCTACCGTGCTCCGCGGAGCC encodes the following:
- the SMC5 gene encoding DNA repair ATPase SMC5 (Syntenic homolog of Saccharomyces cerevisiae YOL034W (SMC5)), whose translation is MASTVDLGRSLRQRDDDQDGDLASLAGHKRLRRNTVQYAHFQEGAIVSIRLTNFVTYSLAEFHMSPSLNMIIGPNGSGKSTFVCAICLGLAGKPEYIGRAKRVEDFIKNGTAESTIEIQLRNSRNVSGLPMISAEDEAINVRTVLMKARRKCAYYINGEPVSENQMRALVSMLNIQLDNLCQFLSQERVEEFARLKADKLLEQTVRSVDASLLGLLEQLKTSQQEELSLNREVELGQKKLEKLMTHKESLENQVRALEEYERKKEEIDIHKRLLPYVRVKNHKRQLKDLKSEYERVKQELKEFLKDKKPFKIASNALLSEVENSQRQKQGKESEYIQVKSTQRSLIEELGKQRTEVEDLKKKVTYYRTRRENIRRKVEKAEQDIASRQQLLGSLVLPTQEEMDNYEQQRVDLYEQESAFEQKVEEMDSKVRALNRELTTIKSKLERRKKELASNDSLNALRGQTGRLEEVKKACEFVRIHPEMKGKVLEPPIVAIKAPNERIASYLTTCIDWHTSISLTMVDSASYREFNDTILKNFQVNLRELANTETSYPYPLEYIRQLGFDCYLSDFVTGDPAVLQMLKEQQRIHTIPVSTRNLDTRIIDDLRTPDKQGRLKFRRVIAGDYVYDFKRSRYGNKQIFSTDVQVKKAQFYIEGGMSDGMKQNIERELHELRERYRNIQKEVESTAQQKKQFHIPLAEVQRKLQDLQKAIHEQNHKRIIQSRTMSEIQNIEQKLEEFRRDMNKDVSEAISNCEAQIQSNLISQGEQLRLIVMNLSRLQEAQESVVRMGIKHIELRNRERSLNEVIGFFNAKEEELRGKYDEAKKAYAEVKDTAEFQAWMKEIRSYTDTERDELSVWANKYEEQNTFTLENILETIAKLETEIQMINHDESSVTILRQTVTDIKGLQAKLPTQMERLGLLRRGMLDMRNNLEPRLDELVENISQRFRKLFSNVGSAGEICLLKPDLYSEWKIEIRVKFRDVAELKKLDSHTQSGGERAVSTVLYMIALQHFTNAPFRVVDEINQGMDTRNERIVHKAMVENACAENTSQYFLITPKLLTNLHYHERMRIHCVFAGSWIPDPAEREEMVHYGELTSYKL